The following are from one region of the Nicotiana tomentosiformis chromosome 7, ASM39032v3, whole genome shotgun sequence genome:
- the LOC104088849 gene encoding uncharacterized protein isoform X2 codes for MEEQKKLARKNRICIQKQKQAKFSSNDFIHSTTIRRNAFEKGKTEQSLTDITNRLNSPQLCIAPIKICEQVSSSQSQQQYPNSMQQQHLRYDLSPSKLQSDHLLPDLNELPLLQGNASQKGKTKQSLTDITNRLNFPRFRTTPIKSCGQVSSSYSQAQYPKSMPEHNLRYGLSSSNLQKGHLLPDLNEIPLFQEFEDDNIDGDIPGHMQSNVQIHDANEDDDVFEDDEVESWMTNEEYWDIGDANYECEYCGAYFWFEERVDKKYKNKKPVFTLCCGRGKIKLPNPKEPPSILKDLLFGSGAKSKHFRENIRTYNSIFAFTSMGGKVDFSVNKTKGPRTFRLSGQNYHQIGSLLPPEGSSPKFAQLYIYDTENEVENRIHAISRGEMNNQLHAEIVNELKQMLDDNNILAKSFRMVRDQFQTDRTSNVRLRLIGKRGSDGRRYNLPTVSEVAALIVGDFEQTRSDRDIIVESQSGQLQRVNELNAAYLGLQYPLLFPYGEDGYREDIPLNDIDDSTSGRKCVSTREYLSYKIQERKDEVPTIVSARRLFQQFLVDGYTMMESSRLRFIRLPQKQLRAHFYKGLQDAVLHGDIEPSSQGQRVILSSSFTGGARYMLQNYQDAMAICKWAGYPDLFITFTCNPKWPEITRFVESRGLSPEDRPDILTRVFKIKLDRMIKDLRDNKVFGEVKAVIYTVEFQKRGLPHAHILLFLLNKYPNVGDIDGIISAELPDKKVDPYYYNVVTNFMMHGPCGTARKSSPCMQNGRCTKHFPKKFVSSTTIDEDGYPIYRRRDDGRTAKRVGIDLDNRYVVPHNRFLLLKYGAHINVEWCNQSRSIKYLFKYVNKGNDRVTAAFSQSVNNEDSGVVDEINMYCDCRYISPCEAAWRIFKFPIHHREPSVERLSFHLPNNQTVIFSDDDPIDAVVNRPTVKESMFLSWFEANKTFPEAKELTYAEFPLKFVWKQNLKRWEKRRTSAFSIGRIFFVPPGSGEQYYLRLLLNVIKGPKSYEDLKNINGCDHETFRDACYTLGLLDDDKEYVDAIMEASNWGMASYLRQLFAMLLLSNSMSRPESVWQATWHLLSEDILHEERRILDHPEADLTDEELKNRCLQKLEIFLKGCGRSFQDFPTMPRPVYNTEEVDNSNRLIRDELRYNKRALVEEHQQLVKNLTDEQKSVYEKIIRDVNEDKGGFFFLYGFGGTAKTFIWRTLSSAIRSRGDIVLTVASSGIASLLLPGGRTTHSRFVIPLNVTEDSTCNIKQGTPLANLIIKAKLIIWDEAPMMHRYCFEALDKTLRDILRFKDASNLHLPFGGKTIVLGGDFRQILPVIPKGSRQDIVNASLNSSYLWPHCQLLKLTKNMRLQGNEIGTHLDELRVFSDWILAIGDGIVGTSVDGNEKVQIPDDLLIKQSVDPTSAIVESTYPDFNSRCNDIGYLQQRAILTPTLDMVESVNEYMISLNQSSEKSYLSSDTIFSSDNTYSALEHVHTPEFLNTIKCSGVPNHALTLKVGIPVMLLRNIDQSAGLCNGTRLIITKLGNQVIEAKVLAGQMAGQKVFIPRMTLTPSDARIPFKFQRRQFPIIVSFAMTINKSQGQSLSHVGLFLKKSVFTHGQLYVALSRVTSRKGLKILVCDDDGQITTEATNVVFKEVFRNLV; via the exons ATGGAAGAACAGAAAAAACTCGCAAGAAAAAATCGAATATGCATACAGAAACAGAAACAGGCTAAATTTTCCTCGAACG ACTTTATCCATTCTACTACTATCAGACGGAATGCTTTTGAAAAAGGAAAAACAGAACAATCATTAACGGACATAACAAATCGTCTGAATTCCCCTCAATTATGTATTGCACCCATAAAGATTTGTGAACAAGTTTCATCATCTCAGTCTCAACAACAATATCCAAATTCAATGCAACAACAACATTTGCGATATGATTTGTCGCCTTCAAAATTGCAAAGCGATCATCTTTTACCAGATTTAAATGAGTTACCATTATTGCAAG GGAATGCTTCTCaaaaagggaaaacaaaacaatcaTTAACGGATATAACAAATCGTCTAAATTTCCCTCGATTTCGTACTACCCCCATAAAGAGTTGTGGACAAGTTTCATCTTCTTATTCTCAAGCACAATATCCAAAATCAATGCCAGAGCATAATTTGCGATATGGTTTGTCGAGTTCAAATTTGCAGAAAGGACATCTTCTACCGGATTTAAATGAGATACCATTATTTCAAG AATTTGAAGATGACAATATTGATGGTGATATACCAG GTCATATGCAATCCAACGTACAAATTCATGATGCAAATGAAGATGACGATGTATTTGAAG atGATGAAGTAGAGAGCTGGATGACCAATGAAG AATACTGGGATATAGGAGATGCCAATTATGAATGTGAATATTGTGGGGCATATTTCTGGTTCGAGGAAAGAGTTGACAAgaagtataaaaataaaaaaccagtTTTCACTTTGTGTTGTGGTCGTGGAAAAATCAAGCTACCAAATCCAAAGGAGCCTCCTTCGATTTTGAAGGATTTATTGTTTGGATCAG GTGCAAAAAGCAAACATTTCAGAGAGAACATTCGAACATATAATTCTATATTTGCATTTACATCAATGGGAGGAAAGGTGGATTTTTCTGTCAACAAAACAAAGGGACCTAGAACATTCAGATTGTCTGGGCAAAATTATCATCAGATTGGAAGCTTATTGCCTCCGGAGGGATcttctccaaaatttgcacaattGTATATCTATGATACAGAAAATGAGGTGGAAAATAGAATTCATGCTATCAG CCGTGGTGAAATGAACAATCAACTTCATGCTGAAATTGTGAATGAGTTGAAGCAAATGCTTGATGACAACAATATTCTTGCAAAGTCATTTAGAATGGTAAGAGATCAATTTCAAACAGACCGGACCTCAAATGTTAGACTTAGATTGATAGGGAAAAGAGGCTCTGATGGAAGAAGATACAATTTACCAACAGTttcagaggtagctgctttgATCGTTGGAGATTTTGAACAAACAAGGTCTGACAGAGATATCATAGTTGAAAGCCAATCTGGACAACTACAAAGGGTAAATGAATTAAATGCAGCATACTTAGGTTTGCAATATCCATTACTATTTCCGTATGGTGAAGACGGATACCGAGAAGATATTCCTTTAAATGATATTGATGATTCGACCAGTGGAAGGAAATGTGTTAGCACGCGTGAGTACTTATCATATAAAATTCAAGAAAGGAAGGATGAAGTTCCAACAATTGTGTCAGCTAGAAGATTATTTCAGCAATTCTTGGTAGATGGTTATACAATGATGGAATCTTCTCGATTGAGGTTCATTAGGCTTCCTCAAAAACAATTGAGAGCACACTTTTATAAAGGGTTACAAGATGCTGTTTTACATGGTGACATAGAACCTTCTTCTCAAGGACAAAGAGTTATACTTTCTTCCAGCTTTACGGGAGGTGCACGCTACATGTTGCAAAATTATCAAGATGCCATGGCAATTTGCAAATGGGCGGGGTACCCTGATCTGTTCATCACATTTACTTGTAACCCAAAATGGCCAGAGATTACTAGATTTGTGGAGAGTAGGGGATTATCTCCAGAAGATCGTCCCGACATTTTAACAAGGGTTTTCAAAATCAAGCTGGATCGCATGATAAAGGATCTACGCGACAATAAAGTTTTTGGAGAAGTAAAAGCAG TGATTTATACAGTTGAATTCCAAAAGCGAGGCTTGCCTCATGCACACATCTTGCTTTTTCTTCTGAATAAATACCCAAATGTCGGAGATATTGATGGAATAATTTCAGCAGAATTACCAGATAAAAAAGTAGATCCTTATTATTATAATGTTGTTACAAATTTCATGATGCATGGTCCTTGTGGTACTGCTAGAAAATCTTCTCCGTGCATGCAAAATGGTAGATGCACAAAGCACTTTCCAAAAAAATTTGTGTCATCAACCACAATTGATGAAGATGGATATCCAATTTATAGAAGAAGGGATGATGGTAGAACTGCAAAGAGAGTAGGTATTGACTTGGATAATAGGTATGTTGTACCACACAATAGATTTTTATTATTGAAGTATGGTGCACATATTAACGTGGAGTGGTGTAATCAATCACGATCCATTAAGTACTTATTTAAGTATGTTAATAAAGGAAATGATCGTGTCACCGCAGCTTTTTCTCAAAGTGTAAATAATGAAGACTCGGGGGTCGTTGATGAAATAAATATGTATTGTGATTGCCGATACATATCACCTTGTGAAGCTGCTTGGAGAATTTTTAAATTCCCAATACACCATAGAGAACCATCGGTAGAAAGGCTATCTTTTCACCTACCAAATAATCAGACAGTCATATTTTCGGATGATGATCCAATTGATGCAGTTGTCAATAGACCAACCGTTAAGGAATCTATGTTTTTAAGCTGGTTTGAAGCTAATAAGACATTTCCTGAAGCAAAAGAATTGACTTATGCAGAATTCCCTCTAAAGTTTGTGTGGAAACAAAATCTAAAAAGATGGGAAAAAAGAAGAACATCTGCATTTTCTATTGGGAGAATATTCTTTGTTCCACCTGGATCTGGCGAGCAATATTACCttagattgttgttgaatgtCATTAAAGGTCCAAAGAGCTATGAGGATTTAAAAAATATCAACGGTTGTGATCATGAGACTTTTAGAGATGCATGTTATACTCTGGGTTTATTAGACGATGACAAGGAATACGTGGATGCTATAATGGAAGCAAGTAATTGGGGAATGGCATCATATCTTAGGCAATTATTTGCTATGCTACTTTTATCAAATTCAATGTCACGTCCAGAAAGTGTTTGGCAAGCAACATGGCATTTACTATCAGAAGATATCCTTCATGAAGAAAGAAGAATATTGGATCACCCAG AAGCTGACCTAACAGAtgaagaattgaaaaatcgctgtTTGCAAAAGCTTGAAATTTTTTTGAAAGGTTGTGGAAGAAGTTTTCAGGATTTTCCAACAATGCCAAGGCCAGTTTATAATACGGAAGAAGTTGACAACAGTAATAGATTAATACGGGATGAATTGCGTTATAATAAACGCGCTTTGGTGGAGGAACATCAACAATTAGTAAAGAATTTGACAGATGAGCAAAAGTCAGTTTATGAAAAAATAATAAGAGATGTGAATGAAGACAAAGGTGGATTTTTCTTTTTATATGGTTTTGGAGGAACAGCCAAGACTTTTATTTGGAGAACTCTGTCTTCTGCCATAAGATCTAGAGGAGATATTGTGTTAACTGTTGCATCTAGCGGGATTGCATCTCTGTTGTTACCAGGTGGTCGAACAACTCATTCAAGATTTGTGATTCCTCTAAATGTAACTGAAGATTCAACATGTAATATCAAGCAAGGTACTCCTTTagcaaatttaattattaaggcAAAGTTGATTATTTGGGATGAGGCACCCATGATGCATAGATATTGTTTTGAAGCTCTTGATAAAACTTTAAGAGATATTCTTAGGTTTAAAGATGCATCCAATTTACACCTACCATTTGGAGGTAAAACAATTGTTCTTGGTGGTGACTTCAGACAAATATTACCTGTCATTCCAAAAGGAAGTAGGCAAGATATTGTTAATGCTTCTCTCAATTCTTCTTATTTGTGGCCTCACTGTCAACTCTTAAAGTTAACAAAGAATATGAGATTGCAAGGTAATGAAATAGGGACACATCTAGATGAGTTGAGAGTTTTTTCAGATTGGATTTTGGCAATTGGCGATGGTATAGTTGGTACTTCTGTTGATGGCAATGAAAAAGTCCAAATACCAGATGATCTTTTGATAAAACAATCTGTTGATCCAACATCTGCAATTGTAGAAAGTACATATCCGGATTTCAACAGTCGTTGCAATGATATAGGATACCTCCAGCAGAGAGCCATTCTTACTCCAACTCTTGATATGGTGGAATCAGTCAACGAATATATGATTTCGCTTAATCAAAGTTCTGAGAAATCATATTTGAGTTCTGATACAATCTTCAGCTCTGACAATACTTATTCAGCACTGGAACATGTACACACTCCTGAATTCTTAAATACAATTAAATGTTCTGGAGTTCCAAATCATGCTCTTACTCTAAAGGTTGGTATTCCGGTAATGTTATTAAGAAATATTGATCAGTCAGCAGGATTATGTAATGGAACAAGGTTGATCATAACTAAACTTGGAAAtcaagtcattgaagccaaggtTTTAGCAGGACAGATGGCTGGACAGAAAGTGTTTATTCCAAGAATGACATTGACTCCATCTGATGCTAGAATTCCATTTAAGTTCCAGCGAAGACAATTTCCAATCATTGTTTCTTTTGCCATGACAATCAACAAAAGTCAAGGACAGTCATTGTCTCACGTGGGATTATTTTTGAAGAAATCAGTTTTTACACATGGACAACTATATGTTGCTCTTTCTCGGGTGACAAGTAGAAAAGGATTAAAAATTTTGGTTTGTGATGACGATGGGCAAATAACTACTGAAGCTACAAATGTTGTATTTAAAGAAGTTTTTCGAAATTTAGTCTGA
- the LOC104088849 gene encoding uncharacterized protein isoform X4 has translation MEEQKKLARKNRICIQKQKQAKFSSNDFIHSTTIRRNAFEKGKTEQSLTDITNRLNSPQLCIAPIKICEQVSSSQSQQQYPNSMQQQHLRYDLSPSKLQSDHLLPDLNELPLLQEFVDTTIIGNASQKGKTKQSLTDITNRLNFPRFRTTPIKSCGQVSSSYSQAQYPKSMPEHNLRYGLSSSNLQKGHLLPDLNEIPLFQEFEDDNIDGDIPGHMQSNVQIHDANEDDDVFEDDEVESWMTNEEYWDIGDANYECEYCGAYFWFEERVDKKYKNKKPVFTLCCGRGKIKLPNPKEPPSILKDLLFGSGAKSKHFRENIRTYNSIFAFTSMGGKVDFSVNKTKGPRTFRLSGQNYHQIGSLLPPEGSSPKFAQLYIYDTENEVENRIHAISRGEMNNQLHAEIVNELKQMLDDNNILAKSFRMVRDQFQTDRTSNVRLRLIGKRGSDGRRYNLPTVSEVAALIVGDFEQTRSDRDIIVESQSGQLQRVNELNAAYLGLQYPLLFPYGEDGYREDIPLNDIDDSTSGRKCVSTREYLSYKIQERKDEVPTIVSARRLFQQFLVDGYTMMESSRLRFIRLPQKQLRAHFYKGLQDAVLHGDIEPSSQGQRVILSSSFTGGARYMLQNYQDAMAICKWAGYPDLFITFTCNPKWPEITRFVESRGLSPEDRPDILTRVFKIKLDRMIKDLRDNKVFGEVKAEFPLKFVWKQNLKRWEKRRTSAFSIGRIFFVPPGSGEQYYLRLLLNVIKGPKSYEDLKNINGCDHETFRDACYTLGLLDDDKEYVDAIMEASNWGMASYLRQLFAMLLLSNSMSRPESVWQATWHLLSEDILHEERRILDHPEADLTDEELKNRCLQKLEIFLKGCGRSFQDFPTMPRPVYNTEEVDNSNRLIRDELRYNKRALVEEHQQLVKNLTDEQKSVYEKIIRDVNEDKGGFFFLYGFGGTAKTFIWRTLSSAIRSRGDIVLTVASSGIASLLLPGGRTTHSRFVIPLNVTEDSTCNIKQGTPLANLIIKAKLIIWDEAPMMHRYCFEALDKTLRDILRFKDASNLHLPFGGKTIVLGGDFRQILPVIPKGSRQDIVNASLNSSYLWPHCQLLKLTKNMRLQGNEIGTHLDELRVFSDWILAIGDGIVGTSVDGNEKVQIPDDLLIKQSVDPTSAIVESTYPDFNSRCNDIGYLQQRAILTPTLDMVESVNEYMISLNQSSEKSYLSSDTIFSSDNTYSALEHVHTPEFLNTIKCSGVPNHALTLKVGIPVMLLRNIDQSAGLCNGTRLIITKLGNQVIEAKVLAGQMAGQKVFIPRMTLTPSDARIPFKFQRRQFPIIVSFAMTINKSQGQSLSHVGLFLKKSVFTHGQLYVALSRVTSRKGLKILVCDDDGQITTEATNVVFKEVFRNLV, from the exons ATGGAAGAACAGAAAAAACTCGCAAGAAAAAATCGAATATGCATACAGAAACAGAAACAGGCTAAATTTTCCTCGAACG ACTTTATCCATTCTACTACTATCAGACGGAATGCTTTTGAAAAAGGAAAAACAGAACAATCATTAACGGACATAACAAATCGTCTGAATTCCCCTCAATTATGTATTGCACCCATAAAGATTTGTGAACAAGTTTCATCATCTCAGTCTCAACAACAATATCCAAATTCAATGCAACAACAACATTTGCGATATGATTTGTCGCCTTCAAAATTGCAAAGCGATCATCTTTTACCAGATTTAAATGAGTTACCATTATTGCAAG AATTTGTTGATACTACTATCATAGGGAATGCTTCTCaaaaagggaaaacaaaacaatcaTTAACGGATATAACAAATCGTCTAAATTTCCCTCGATTTCGTACTACCCCCATAAAGAGTTGTGGACAAGTTTCATCTTCTTATTCTCAAGCACAATATCCAAAATCAATGCCAGAGCATAATTTGCGATATGGTTTGTCGAGTTCAAATTTGCAGAAAGGACATCTTCTACCGGATTTAAATGAGATACCATTATTTCAAG AATTTGAAGATGACAATATTGATGGTGATATACCAG GTCATATGCAATCCAACGTACAAATTCATGATGCAAATGAAGATGACGATGTATTTGAAG atGATGAAGTAGAGAGCTGGATGACCAATGAAG AATACTGGGATATAGGAGATGCCAATTATGAATGTGAATATTGTGGGGCATATTTCTGGTTCGAGGAAAGAGTTGACAAgaagtataaaaataaaaaaccagtTTTCACTTTGTGTTGTGGTCGTGGAAAAATCAAGCTACCAAATCCAAAGGAGCCTCCTTCGATTTTGAAGGATTTATTGTTTGGATCAG GTGCAAAAAGCAAACATTTCAGAGAGAACATTCGAACATATAATTCTATATTTGCATTTACATCAATGGGAGGAAAGGTGGATTTTTCTGTCAACAAAACAAAGGGACCTAGAACATTCAGATTGTCTGGGCAAAATTATCATCAGATTGGAAGCTTATTGCCTCCGGAGGGATcttctccaaaatttgcacaattGTATATCTATGATACAGAAAATGAGGTGGAAAATAGAATTCATGCTATCAG CCGTGGTGAAATGAACAATCAACTTCATGCTGAAATTGTGAATGAGTTGAAGCAAATGCTTGATGACAACAATATTCTTGCAAAGTCATTTAGAATGGTAAGAGATCAATTTCAAACAGACCGGACCTCAAATGTTAGACTTAGATTGATAGGGAAAAGAGGCTCTGATGGAAGAAGATACAATTTACCAACAGTttcagaggtagctgctttgATCGTTGGAGATTTTGAACAAACAAGGTCTGACAGAGATATCATAGTTGAAAGCCAATCTGGACAACTACAAAGGGTAAATGAATTAAATGCAGCATACTTAGGTTTGCAATATCCATTACTATTTCCGTATGGTGAAGACGGATACCGAGAAGATATTCCTTTAAATGATATTGATGATTCGACCAGTGGAAGGAAATGTGTTAGCACGCGTGAGTACTTATCATATAAAATTCAAGAAAGGAAGGATGAAGTTCCAACAATTGTGTCAGCTAGAAGATTATTTCAGCAATTCTTGGTAGATGGTTATACAATGATGGAATCTTCTCGATTGAGGTTCATTAGGCTTCCTCAAAAACAATTGAGAGCACACTTTTATAAAGGGTTACAAGATGCTGTTTTACATGGTGACATAGAACCTTCTTCTCAAGGACAAAGAGTTATACTTTCTTCCAGCTTTACGGGAGGTGCACGCTACATGTTGCAAAATTATCAAGATGCCATGGCAATTTGCAAATGGGCGGGGTACCCTGATCTGTTCATCACATTTACTTGTAACCCAAAATGGCCAGAGATTACTAGATTTGTGGAGAGTAGGGGATTATCTCCAGAAGATCGTCCCGACATTTTAACAAGGGTTTTCAAAATCAAGCTGGATCGCATGATAAAGGATCTACGCGACAATAAAGTTTTTGGAGAAGTAAAAGCAG AATTCCCTCTAAAGTTTGTGTGGAAACAAAATCTAAAAAGATGGGAAAAAAGAAGAACATCTGCATTTTCTATTGGGAGAATATTCTTTGTTCCACCTGGATCTGGCGAGCAATATTACCttagattgttgttgaatgtCATTAAAGGTCCAAAGAGCTATGAGGATTTAAAAAATATCAACGGTTGTGATCATGAGACTTTTAGAGATGCATGTTATACTCTGGGTTTATTAGACGATGACAAGGAATACGTGGATGCTATAATGGAAGCAAGTAATTGGGGAATGGCATCATATCTTAGGCAATTATTTGCTATGCTACTTTTATCAAATTCAATGTCACGTCCAGAAAGTGTTTGGCAAGCAACATGGCATTTACTATCAGAAGATATCCTTCATGAAGAAAGAAGAATATTGGATCACCCAG AAGCTGACCTAACAGAtgaagaattgaaaaatcgctgtTTGCAAAAGCTTGAAATTTTTTTGAAAGGTTGTGGAAGAAGTTTTCAGGATTTTCCAACAATGCCAAGGCCAGTTTATAATACGGAAGAAGTTGACAACAGTAATAGATTAATACGGGATGAATTGCGTTATAATAAACGCGCTTTGGTGGAGGAACATCAACAATTAGTAAAGAATTTGACAGATGAGCAAAAGTCAGTTTATGAAAAAATAATAAGAGATGTGAATGAAGACAAAGGTGGATTTTTCTTTTTATATGGTTTTGGAGGAACAGCCAAGACTTTTATTTGGAGAACTCTGTCTTCTGCCATAAGATCTAGAGGAGATATTGTGTTAACTGTTGCATCTAGCGGGATTGCATCTCTGTTGTTACCAGGTGGTCGAACAACTCATTCAAGATTTGTGATTCCTCTAAATGTAACTGAAGATTCAACATGTAATATCAAGCAAGGTACTCCTTTagcaaatttaattattaaggcAAAGTTGATTATTTGGGATGAGGCACCCATGATGCATAGATATTGTTTTGAAGCTCTTGATAAAACTTTAAGAGATATTCTTAGGTTTAAAGATGCATCCAATTTACACCTACCATTTGGAGGTAAAACAATTGTTCTTGGTGGTGACTTCAGACAAATATTACCTGTCATTCCAAAAGGAAGTAGGCAAGATATTGTTAATGCTTCTCTCAATTCTTCTTATTTGTGGCCTCACTGTCAACTCTTAAAGTTAACAAAGAATATGAGATTGCAAGGTAATGAAATAGGGACACATCTAGATGAGTTGAGAGTTTTTTCAGATTGGATTTTGGCAATTGGCGATGGTATAGTTGGTACTTCTGTTGATGGCAATGAAAAAGTCCAAATACCAGATGATCTTTTGATAAAACAATCTGTTGATCCAACATCTGCAATTGTAGAAAGTACATATCCGGATTTCAACAGTCGTTGCAATGATATAGGATACCTCCAGCAGAGAGCCATTCTTACTCCAACTCTTGATATGGTGGAATCAGTCAACGAATATATGATTTCGCTTAATCAAAGTTCTGAGAAATCATATTTGAGTTCTGATACAATCTTCAGCTCTGACAATACTTATTCAGCACTGGAACATGTACACACTCCTGAATTCTTAAATACAATTAAATGTTCTGGAGTTCCAAATCATGCTCTTACTCTAAAGGTTGGTATTCCGGTAATGTTATTAAGAAATATTGATCAGTCAGCAGGATTATGTAATGGAACAAGGTTGATCATAACTAAACTTGGAAAtcaagtcattgaagccaaggtTTTAGCAGGACAGATGGCTGGACAGAAAGTGTTTATTCCAAGAATGACATTGACTCCATCTGATGCTAGAATTCCATTTAAGTTCCAGCGAAGACAATTTCCAATCATTGTTTCTTTTGCCATGACAATCAACAAAAGTCAAGGACAGTCATTGTCTCACGTGGGATTATTTTTGAAGAAATCAGTTTTTACACATGGACAACTATATGTTGCTCTTTCTCGGGTGACAAGTAGAAAAGGATTAAAAATTTTGGTTTGTGATGACGATGGGCAAATAACTACTGAAGCTACAAATGTTGTATTTAAAGAAGTTTTTCGAAATTTAGTCTGA